Genomic DNA from bacterium:
CTCATGTCCGTTCACGTGGCGATCAATTCGGGCGGGTATCTGTTCACGAAGGTGGCGCTGAGCGAGTTCTCACCGTTTGCGTTCGCGTTCTGGAGATTTCTGATCGGCGTGGGCGGACTCACCGCGGTATTTTTCCTGCGCAAGGCGTGGATGCGGATCGAACGGGAGGATTGGCCGCGCTTTCTGCTGCTGGCCGTGATCGCGGTTCCCGCCAATCAACTCTTGTACTTGAGCGGAATGCGGGGAACGGTTCCTTCGCACGCATCGCTGCTCTATGGTTCGACGGCGGTGGTGGCGCTGGCGCTGTCCACGCTGATCGGCTATGAGAAGCTGCGGCCCTACAAGGTTGTGGCGATTCTGCTGGCGGTTCTGGGGCTTACGCTGGTGGTTTCGGAGAGTCCGACGCGGCTCATCGGGACGGAAAGTTTCGCGGGGGATTTGCTGATCGCGCTGAGCGTGATCATGTGGGCGTCGTACACGGTGCTGGGCAAACCTATCGTGGCCAAGTATGGAGCGACGCGGGCGACGCTGGTTTGTTTGATTCTCGGATCGCTGCTCAGCCTGCCGTTTCTGATCGGACCGGCGTTGGCGCAGGACTACGCGACGATTACGTGGAAGGGTTGGGCGGGGCCGCTGTACACAGGGATCATGATTACCACCGTGTCGTACACGATCTGGTTTGCGCTGCTGAAGCGGATTGATCCTTCGCAAGTCGCCATCTTGACCGCACCGCAACCGGTGGTGACGACGATTCTATCGGTGCTGATTCTGAAGGAAGCCATTGGAATTTCGCTGGTGAGCGGGGGACTTTTGGTGATCGGCGGGGTGTGTTTGATGCAGATTCCGGCTCTGATGAAGAGGCGG
This window encodes:
- a CDS encoding DMT family transporter; the protein is MLARFRTSMIALMSVHVAINSGGYLFTKVALSEFSPFAFAFWRFLIGVGGLTAVFFLRKAWMRIEREDWPRFLLLAVIAVPANQLLYLSGMRGTVPSHASLLYGSTAVVALALSTLIGYEKLRPYKVVAILLAVLGLTLVVSESPTRLIGTESFAGDLLIALSVIMWASYTVLGKPIVAKYGATRATLVCLILGSLLSLPFLIGPALAQDYATITWKGWAGPLYTGIMITTVSYTIWFALLKRIDPSQVAILTAPQPVVTTILSVLILKEAIGISLVSGGLLVIGGVCLMQIPALMKRRQVGVRK